A stretch of Pseudomonas sp. CCC3.1 DNA encodes these proteins:
- the fabD gene encoding ACP S-malonyltransferase has translation MSTSLAFVFPGQGSQSLGMLAELGAEHPLVLETFKEASDALGYDLWALTQNGPAEQLNQTDITQPAILTASIALWRLWLAEGGKRPDFVAGHSLGEYSALVAAGCLGLADAVKLVERRGRLMQEAVPAGQGAMAAILGLDDAVVIDACAEAAQGEVVSAVNFNSPGQVVIAGAKAAVERAMENCKVRGAKRALPLPVSVPSHCELMRPAAERFAESIEAIDWQAPQIPLVQNVSAGVAADLITLKRDLLEQLYKPVRWVESVQYLATNGPVELVECGPGKVLVGISKRCADGVTTHNLNTPDAFAAARAALA, from the coding sequence ATGTCTACATCCCTCGCATTCGTCTTTCCAGGGCAAGGTTCGCAGTCCCTCGGCATGCTGGCCGAGTTGGGCGCGGAACATCCGCTGGTCCTGGAAACATTTAAAGAAGCATCTGACGCTTTAGGGTACGACCTGTGGGCATTGACCCAGAACGGTCCTGCTGAACAGCTCAACCAAACCGATATTACTCAGCCGGCCATTCTGACCGCCTCGATTGCCTTGTGGCGTCTGTGGCTGGCTGAAGGTGGCAAGCGTCCTGACTTCGTTGCGGGCCATAGCTTGGGCGAATACAGCGCGCTGGTTGCGGCTGGCTGCCTGGGTCTGGCAGATGCCGTGAAGCTGGTTGAGCGCCGTGGCCGTTTGATGCAAGAAGCCGTTCCGGCTGGGCAGGGCGCCATGGCTGCGATTCTGGGCCTGGATGATGCTGTTGTTATTGATGCGTGTGCTGAAGCGGCGCAGGGCGAAGTGGTCAGCGCCGTGAACTTCAACTCGCCAGGCCAGGTTGTCATCGCCGGTGCCAAGGCCGCTGTTGAGCGCGCCATGGAAAACTGCAAGGTGCGCGGCGCCAAGCGTGCCTTGCCGTTGCCGGTGAGCGTGCCGTCGCACTGCGAGCTGATGCGCCCTGCGGCTGAGCGTTTTGCCGAGTCCATCGAAGCGATTGACTGGCAGGCGCCGCAAATCCCGCTGGTGCAAAACGTCAGCGCTGGCGTTGCCGCCGATCTGATCACCCTCAAGCGCGATCTGCTTGAACAGCTGTATAAGCCGGTGCGTTGGGTTGAGTCGGTTCAGTACCTGGCGACCAATGGTCCGGTTGAGTTGGTTGAGTGCGGTCCGGGTAAAGTCCTGGTTGGCATCAGCAAGCGTTGCGCTGATGGCGTCACGACGCACAATTTGAATACCCCAGATGCCTTCGCTGCCGCTCGCGCGGCGCTGGCCTGA
- the fabG gene encoding 3-oxoacyl-ACP reductase FabG: MSLQGKVALVTGASRGIGQAIALELGRQGAVVIGTATSASGAERIAATLKENGIQGTGMELNVTRDESVAAVLASIQEQFGAPAILVNNAGITRDNLMMRMKDDEWHDVVDTNLNSLFRLSKGVLRGMTKARWGRIISIGSVVGAMGNAGQVNYAAAKAGLEGFSRALAREVGSRSITVNAVAPGFIDTDMTRELPEAQREALQAQIPLGRLGQAQEIASVVAFLASDGAAYVTGATIPVNGGMYMS, encoded by the coding sequence ATGAGCTTGCAAGGTAAAGTTGCACTGGTAACGGGCGCTAGCCGTGGTATTGGCCAGGCTATCGCGTTGGAGTTGGGTCGTCAGGGCGCCGTGGTTATCGGCACCGCGACTTCGGCCTCCGGTGCCGAGCGTATTGCTGCCACCCTGAAAGAAAACGGTATTCAAGGCACTGGCATGGAACTCAATGTCACCCGCGATGAATCCGTTGCGGCGGTGTTGGCAAGCATCCAGGAGCAGTTCGGCGCGCCGGCCATCTTGGTCAATAATGCTGGCATCACCCGCGATAACCTGATGATGCGCATGAAAGATGACGAGTGGCATGACGTTGTCGATACCAACTTGAACAGTCTGTTCCGTCTGTCCAAGGGCGTTTTGCGCGGCATGACCAAAGCCCGTTGGGGACGAATTATCAGTATTGGCTCTGTTGTGGGTGCCATGGGCAACGCAGGCCAAGTAAACTATGCCGCAGCCAAGGCCGGTCTTGAAGGTTTCAGCCGTGCACTGGCCCGTGAAGTGGGCTCGCGCTCAATCACTGTCAACGCGGTAGCACCTGGGTTCATCGACACCGATATGACCCGTGAGTTGCCAGAAGCACAGCGTGAAGCCTTGCAGGCGCAGATTCCGCTGGGCCGTTTGGGTCAGGCTCAAGAGATCGCAAGCGTGGTCGCTTTCTTGGCTTCAGACGGTGCAGCCTACGTGACTGGAGCTACAATTCCGGTCAACGGCGGGATGTACATGAGTTAA
- the acpP gene encoding acyl carrier protein, with amino-acid sequence MSTIEERVKKIVAEQLGVKEEEVTNSASFVEDLGADSLDTVELVMALEEEFETEIPDEEAEKITTVQAAIDYVTSHQA; translated from the coding sequence ATGAGCACCATCGAAGAACGCGTCAAGAAAATCGTTGCCGAGCAACTGGGCGTTAAAGAAGAAGAAGTGACCAACAGCGCTTCCTTCGTTGAAGACCTGGGTGCCGACTCCCTTGACACCGTTGAGCTTGTGATGGCTCTGGAAGAGGAATTCGAGACTGAGATTCCTGACGAAGAAGCTGAAAAGATCACTACTGTACAAGCCGCTATCGATTACGTTACTAGCCACCAGGCTTAA
- the fabF gene encoding beta-ketoacyl-ACP synthase II yields MSRRRVVVTGMGMLSPLGADVPSTWQGILAGQSGIGLIEHTDLSAYSTRFGGSVQGFNVEDYLSVKEARKLDLFIQYGLAAGFQAVRNAGLEVTDANRERIGVAMGSGIGGLTNIEETSRTLHEQGPRRISPFFVPGSIINMISGFLSIHLGTQGPNYAIATACTTGTHCIGMAARNIAYGEADVMIAGGAEMAACGLGMGGFGASRALSTRNDDPTRASRPWDKGRDGFVLSDGAGALVLEELEHAKARGATIYAELIGFGMSGDAFHMTSPPADGAGAARCIVNALRDAKVNADQVQYINAHGTSTPAGDLAEVSAIKSVFGDHAYKLAVSSTKSMTGHLLGAAGAVEAIFSVLAINSQVAPPTINLDEPDEGCDLDFVAHTAREMPIDVVLSNSFGFGGTNGSLVFRRYAD; encoded by the coding sequence GTGTCGCGTAGACGCGTCGTAGTCACCGGTATGGGGATGTTGTCGCCACTGGGGGCAGATGTACCAAGCACCTGGCAAGGCATTCTGGCAGGCCAAAGTGGTATTGGTCTGATCGAACACACGGATCTTTCTGCCTATTCCACCCGATTTGGCGGCTCGGTTCAGGGCTTTAACGTTGAGGATTACCTCTCCGTCAAAGAGGCCCGCAAACTTGACCTGTTTATTCAGTACGGTTTGGCAGCTGGCTTTCAGGCGGTGCGTAACGCCGGGCTTGAAGTGACCGATGCCAATCGTGAGCGTATTGGTGTGGCGATGGGTTCAGGTATTGGCGGTCTGACCAATATCGAAGAAACCAGCCGTACCTTGCACGAGCAAGGCCCGCGACGGATTTCCCCGTTCTTCGTGCCAGGCTCGATCATCAATATGATTTCCGGTTTTCTGTCTATCCACTTGGGTACACAGGGGCCTAACTACGCCATCGCCACAGCGTGTACCACGGGTACGCACTGCATCGGCATGGCGGCGCGCAACATCGCTTATGGCGAAGCGGACGTGATGATTGCCGGTGGCGCCGAAATGGCAGCCTGCGGTCTGGGCATGGGCGGCTTTGGCGCCTCGCGTGCACTGTCGACGCGCAACGACGACCCGACCCGGGCCAGCCGTCCGTGGGATAAAGGCCGTGATGGCTTTGTACTGTCTGATGGTGCCGGTGCGCTGGTGCTTGAAGAGCTTGAGCACGCCAAGGCGCGTGGTGCCACCATCTATGCCGAGCTGATTGGCTTTGGCATGAGCGGTGATGCGTTCCACATGACGTCGCCTCCGGCTGATGGCGCGGGTGCCGCTCGCTGCATCGTCAATGCCTTGCGTGACGCCAAAGTGAACGCTGATCAAGTGCAGTACATCAACGCGCACGGCACCTCGACGCCTGCAGGCGACCTGGCTGAAGTGTCAGCGATCAAGTCGGTGTTTGGCGACCACGCCTACAAGCTGGCTGTGAGTTCGACCAAGTCCATGACCGGTCACTTGTTGGGTGCAGCGGGTGCGGTTGAGGCGATCTTCAGCGTGCTGGCCATCAACAGCCAGGTAGCTCCGCCGACCATCAACCTCGATGAGCCGGATGAAGGCTGTGATCTGGACTTCGTGGCGCACACCGCCCGCGAAATGCCGATTGATGTGGTGTTGTCCAACTCCTTCGGTTTTGGTGGTACCAACGGTTCGCTGGTTTTCCGCCGGTACGCCGACTGA
- the pabC gene encoding aminodeoxychorismate lyase — protein MQSWVDGQPASALASLKDRGLAYGDGLFETIAVSAGQPLLLDLHVQRLALGCSRLAIVADHALIRSELLAYAQAMGEGVLKLILTRGDSQRGYSVSPEAQPRRILQASPATAYPQAYALHGVQLFDCATRLAEQPLLAGLKHLNRLEQVIARSEWQDPAYAEGLMRDTSGRVIEGVFSNLFLVRDGVLITADLQRCGVAGVMRAALLAEAERLAIAYQVTDISLAQLQQADELFLCNSVYGIWPVRAFADLSWPVGPLTRKLQGIARALLDV, from the coding sequence ATGCAAAGCTGGGTCGACGGTCAGCCCGCGAGCGCCTTGGCGTCGCTTAAAGACCGTGGGCTGGCCTACGGCGATGGTCTGTTCGAGACCATCGCGGTCAGTGCTGGCCAACCGCTGCTGCTGGACCTGCACGTGCAGCGTCTGGCGCTCGGTTGCTCCCGGCTGGCGATTGTTGCGGATCACGCCTTGATCCGCAGCGAATTGCTGGCCTATGCGCAAGCGATGGGCGAGGGCGTCCTCAAGCTCATCCTGACCCGTGGCGACAGCCAGCGTGGTTACAGCGTTTCTCCAGAGGCTCAGCCTCGACGAATTCTTCAAGCCAGCCCTGCCACTGCTTACCCGCAGGCCTACGCCTTGCACGGGGTTCAGCTGTTTGACTGCGCCACGCGTTTAGCCGAGCAGCCGCTGCTGGCGGGGCTCAAACACCTTAATCGCCTTGAACAAGTCATTGCGCGCTCCGAATGGCAAGACCCGGCCTATGCCGAGGGCTTGATGCGCGATACCTCCGGGCGGGTGATTGAAGGGGTGTTCAGTAACCTGTTTTTGGTGCGTGACGGGGTGTTGATCACGGCGGATCTGCAGCGTTGCGGTGTGGCCGGTGTGATGCGTGCTGCGCTGCTGGCTGAGGCCGAGCGTCTGGCAATTGCGTATCAAGTCACTGACATCAGCCTTGCGCAGCTGCAGCAGGCCGATGAACTCTTCCTCTGCAACAGCGTGTATGGCATTTGGCCCGTGCGCGCGTTTGCAGACCTGAGCTGGCCGGTGGGGCCGCTCACCCGTAAACTGCAAGGCATTGCTCGCGCCCTATTGGATGTTTGA
- the mltG gene encoding endolytic transglycosylase MltG, translated as MKRKFLVLLEMGLVLAGLVLGVSAWKLNSALEQPLNLTQEQLLDVPAGATPTGTFNRLEANDTLQDAFWLRLYWRFNLDGQPLHSGEYRMTPGMTAQDLIGLWQRGDVVQYSLTLVEGWNFRQVRSALAKHEKIEQTLDGLSDSEVMAKLGHPGEFPEGRFFPDTYRFVRGMTDAQLLEKAYDRLEKVLAQEWEQRDPEVPYADPYQALIMASLVEKETGVPQERGQIAGVFVRRMKIGMPLQTDPTVIYGLGERYNGKLTRAHLREPTPYNTYTIPGLPPTPIAMVGREAIHAALHPVSGTSLYFVAKGDGSHTFSDNLDAHNNAVREFQIKRRADYRSSPAPTPAAEPAAEPVPAPADVPSPQ; from the coding sequence GTGAAACGTAAATTCTTGGTGCTGCTGGAGATGGGTCTGGTGCTGGCGGGCTTGGTGCTGGGCGTTAGTGCCTGGAAGCTCAATTCGGCACTGGAGCAACCGCTTAACCTGACGCAAGAGCAACTGCTCGACGTTCCGGCAGGTGCTACCCCGACCGGTACATTTAATCGTCTAGAGGCTAACGACACGCTGCAAGATGCGTTCTGGCTGCGCCTGTACTGGCGATTCAATCTAGATGGCCAGCCCCTGCACAGTGGCGAATACCGCATGACCCCCGGCATGACTGCGCAAGACCTGATTGGTCTGTGGCAGCGGGGCGACGTGGTGCAATACAGCCTGACCTTGGTCGAAGGCTGGAATTTTCGGCAGGTGCGCAGCGCATTGGCCAAGCATGAAAAAATCGAGCAGACCCTGGATGGACTGAGCGACAGCGAAGTCATGGCAAAGCTGGGGCATCCGGGTGAATTTCCCGAAGGCCGCTTTTTTCCTGATACCTATCGTTTCGTGCGCGGCATGACCGATGCCCAGTTGCTGGAAAAAGCCTACGACCGCCTGGAAAAAGTCTTGGCGCAGGAGTGGGAGCAGCGCGACCCTGAAGTGCCCTATGCCGATCCGTATCAAGCGCTGATCATGGCCTCGCTGGTCGAAAAAGAAACCGGCGTGCCACAAGAGCGAGGGCAAATTGCTGGGGTCTTTGTGCGTCGGATGAAAATCGGCATGCCCCTGCAAACCGATCCGACTGTGATCTATGGTCTGGGCGAGCGCTACAACGGCAAACTGACCCGGGCCCATTTGCGCGAGCCTACGCCCTACAACACTTACACCATTCCCGGCTTGCCGCCGACCCCGATCGCGATGGTAGGGCGTGAAGCGATTCATGCCGCCTTGCACCCGGTGAGCGGCACCAGCCTGTACTTTGTGGCCAAGGGCGATGGCAGCCACACGTTTTCCGATAACCTGGACGCGCACAACAATGCGGTGCGCGAGTTCCAGATCAAACGCCGGGCTGATTACCGCTCAAGCCCTGCACCGACGCCCGCGGCAGAACCGGCTGCTGAGCCTGTGCCTGCTCCGGCCGACGTGCCAAGCCCGCAATGA
- the tmk gene encoding dTMP kinase, with protein sequence MTGLFITLEGPEGAGKSTNREYLAERLRAAGIDVVLTREPGGTPLAERIRELLLAPSDETMCADTELLLVFAARAQHLAHVIRPALARGAVVLCDRFTDATYAYQGGGRGLSQERIATLETFVQGPLRPDLTLVFDLPIEVGMARASARGRLDRFEQEGRTFFDAVRSTYLKRAEASPERYRLIDAAQSLENVQVQLDTLLPQLLELYRG encoded by the coding sequence GTGACTGGCTTGTTTATTACCCTGGAAGGCCCCGAAGGCGCGGGCAAGAGCACCAATCGCGAATACCTGGCCGAGCGTCTGCGCGCGGCGGGTATCGACGTGGTGTTGACCCGCGAACCCGGCGGCACGCCGCTGGCTGAGCGGATCCGCGAATTGCTGTTGGCGCCAAGTGACGAGACCATGTGCGCCGATACCGAGTTGCTGCTGGTGTTTGCAGCCCGTGCCCAGCATTTGGCACACGTGATTCGCCCGGCGCTGGCGCGGGGTGCGGTGGTGTTGTGTGATCGCTTTACCGATGCTACTTACGCGTATCAGGGCGGCGGTCGAGGCTTGTCTCAAGAGCGCATCGCCACACTGGAAACCTTTGTTCAGGGCCCGTTGCGCCCTGATTTGACCCTGGTGTTTGACCTGCCGATTGAAGTGGGAATGGCGCGTGCCAGCGCCCGTGGGCGGTTGGATCGTTTTGAGCAGGAAGGCCGCACCTTCTTTGATGCCGTGCGCAGCACGTACCTCAAGCGGGCTGAAGCGTCCCCCGAGCGCTATCGCTTGATCGATGCGGCGCAATCGCTGGAGAACGTTCAGGTGCAGCTCGACACGTTGCTGCCGCAATTGCTGGAACTGTACCGTGGCTGA
- a CDS encoding DNA polymerase III subunit delta' translates to MAEAYPWQDGLWQQLAGRAQHAHAYLLHGPAGIGKRALAERLMARLLCKSPVGLEACGSCKSCSLLAAGSHPDNYILEPEEADKAIKVDQVRDLVSFVVQTAQLGGRKVVLVEPVESMNINAANALLKSLEEPSGDTVLLLVSHQSSRLLPTIRSRCVQQACPLPCEAMSLEWLAKALPECSAEERVQLLTLAAGSPLAAVKLQTQGVREQRAAVVEGVKKLLKRELSASQLTESWKAIPLLLLFDWFCDWSSLLLRYQLTEDENGLGLEDMRKVLQYLAQKAPQDKVLTIQDWILAQRQKVLSKANLNRDLLVEALLVQWASLPGQR, encoded by the coding sequence GTGGCTGAAGCCTATCCGTGGCAGGACGGCCTGTGGCAGCAGTTGGCGGGCCGCGCGCAGCATGCGCACGCGTATTTGCTGCATGGGCCTGCGGGCATTGGCAAGCGGGCGCTGGCCGAGCGCCTGATGGCCCGCCTGCTGTGCAAATCGCCGGTCGGGCTTGAGGCCTGCGGCAGTTGCAAGTCTTGCTCGCTGCTGGCCGCAGGCAGCCATCCCGACAACTACATCCTGGAGCCCGAAGAGGCCGACAAGGCGATCAAGGTCGATCAGGTCCGTGATCTGGTCAGCTTTGTGGTGCAAACCGCCCAGTTGGGCGGGCGCAAGGTGGTGCTGGTCGAGCCGGTCGAGTCGATGAACATCAACGCGGCCAACGCACTGCTCAAAAGCCTTGAAGAGCCCTCCGGTGACACGGTGTTGCTCCTGGTCAGCCACCAATCGAGCCGTTTGTTGCCGACCATTCGCAGCCGCTGCGTACAGCAGGCCTGCCCGTTGCCCTGCGAAGCCATGAGCCTGGAATGGCTGGCCAAGGCTTTGCCTGAGTGCAGCGCGGAGGAGCGCGTGCAATTGCTGACACTGGCCGCGGGTTCGCCGTTGGCTGCCGTCAAATTGCAGACGCAGGGCGTGCGCGAACAGCGTGCAGCAGTGGTGGAAGGCGTTAAAAAGCTGCTCAAGCGCGAGCTGTCAGCCAGTCAATTGACTGAAAGCTGGAAAGCTATCCCGCTGTTGTTGCTGTTTGACTGGTTTTGCGATTGGTCGAGCCTGCTCCTGCGTTATCAACTGACTGAGGACGAAAACGGTCTCGGGCTGGAGGACATGCGCAAAGTACTGCAATACCTGGCGCAGAAGGCCCCGCAAGACAAGGTTCTGACTATTCAGGACTGGATACTTGCCCAGCGCCAGAAAGTCTTGAGCAAAGCCAACCTTAATCGTGATTTGTTGGTCGAAGCGTTACTGGTGCAATGGGCAAGCCTGCCCGGCCAGCGCTGA
- a CDS encoding TatD family hydrolase, with translation MLVDSHCHLDRLDLNAHDGSLDAALDAARQRGVGHFLCIGVSADNAADVKTLTERYSDVDCSVGVHPLDVQPGAAPALDWLLGELNHPQVVAIGETGLDYHYEPEAAELQQLSFRVHLEAAQQTGKPVVIHTRGARADTLALLREAALPQAGVLHCFTEDWDMAKAALDMGYYISLSGIVTFRNADALRDVASKVPADRLLVETDSPYLAPIPYRGKSNLPQYVREVAEFLAMLRGESYERFAEQTTENFKRLFPLARVKA, from the coding sequence ATGTTGGTTGACTCTCATTGCCACCTCGATCGTCTTGATCTGAACGCCCATGACGGCTCGCTGGACGCCGCCCTTGACGCTGCCCGTCAGCGCGGTGTCGGACATTTCCTGTGCATTGGCGTGAGTGCTGACAACGCCGCTGACGTCAAAACCCTGACCGAGCGCTATAGCGATGTGGATTGTTCGGTGGGGGTTCACCCGCTGGACGTTCAGCCCGGCGCCGCGCCTGCGCTGGACTGGTTGCTGGGCGAATTGAACCACCCGCAGGTGGTTGCGATTGGTGAAACCGGTCTGGACTATCACTACGAGCCCGAAGCGGCCGAGTTGCAGCAACTGTCGTTTCGGGTTCATCTGGAGGCGGCCCAGCAGACTGGCAAGCCTGTGGTGATCCACACCCGTGGCGCCCGCGCCGATACCCTGGCCTTGCTGCGTGAAGCGGCGCTGCCCCAGGCTGGCGTGCTGCACTGCTTCACTGAAGATTGGGACATGGCCAAGGCGGCGCTGGACATGGGCTATTACATCTCGCTGTCGGGGATTGTGACCTTCCGCAACGCCGATGCCCTGCGTGATGTGGCCAGCAAGGTTCCGGCTGACCGCCTGCTGGTCGAAACCGACTCGCCTTATCTGGCCCCGATTCCCTATCGCGGCAAGTCGAATCTGCCGCAATACGTGCGTGAAGTGGCAGAGTTTCTGGCCATGCTTCGCGGCGAGTCCTACGAGCGTTTTGCCGAACAGACCACTGAAAACTTCAAGCGTCTGTTTCCGCTGGCCCGTGTTAAAGCCTAA
- a CDS encoding TetR/AcrR family transcriptional regulator has product MHKEPRKVREFRRREQEILDTALKLFLEEGEDSVTVEMIADAVGIGKGTIYKHFKSKAEIYLRLMLDYERDLNALLHSADVDKDKEALSRAYFEFRMRDPQRYRLFDRLEEKVVKGNQVPELVEELHKIRASNFERLTLLIKGRISEGKLEDVPPYFHYCAAWALVHGAVALYHSPFWSNVLEDQEGFFQFLMDIGVRMGNKRKRDTDTPAVE; this is encoded by the coding sequence ATGCACAAAGAACCCCGTAAGGTCCGTGAGTTTCGTCGCCGCGAGCAAGAAATTCTCGATACCGCGCTCAAGCTGTTCCTCGAAGAAGGTGAAGACAGTGTCACCGTCGAGATGATTGCTGATGCCGTGGGTATTGGCAAAGGCACGATCTACAAGCACTTCAAGTCCAAGGCCGAGATCTACCTGCGCCTGATGCTCGACTATGAGCGTGACTTGAACGCGCTGCTGCATTCCGCTGACGTTGATAAAGACAAAGAAGCGCTGTCACGCGCCTACTTTGAATTTCGCATGCGCGACCCTCAGCGTTATCGCTTGTTTGATCGCCTGGAAGAGAAGGTCGTCAAAGGCAATCAAGTGCCTGAGCTGGTTGAAGAGCTGCATAAAATCCGCGCCTCCAACTTTGAGCGCCTGACCCTGTTGATCAAGGGCCGGATCAGTGAAGGCAAGCTTGAAGACGTGCCGCCTTACTTCCACTATTGCGCTGCCTGGGCGTTGGTACACGGTGCTGTGGCGCTGTATCACTCGCCGTTCTGGAGCAATGTGCTGGAAGATCAGGAAGGTTTCTTCCAGTTCCTGATGGACATCGGTGTGCGCATGGGCAACAAGCGCAAGCGCGACACTGATACGCCGGCGGTCGAGTAG
- a CDS encoding GTP 3',8-cyclase MoaA: MIVDRQGRRFRNLRISLTSACNYACTYCVPNGKRLVAAQDELSAEAMVRGVAYLIEAAGIERLRITGGEPLVSPKLETFMRDVGQLGLSDISLTTNGQLLARKLPLLLDAGIRRLNVSLDTLDPAAFRSIARGGDLPTVLDGMRQASAAGMKIKVNMVPLRGQNLDQVMPLLAFCLERGYELRFIELMRMGHLASDNNAFLQQFVSLQQLLSLIGERYEYLQADAPIDTTAVRYHIPDHGYFGVIANESVPFCRTCSRLRLSSTGWLHGCLSSSNRHYVGDLLNKPRHEALPALQGLLMKALSDKQDVAFSGGATVMKIIGG; this comes from the coding sequence ATGATTGTTGACCGCCAAGGCAGACGCTTTCGCAATTTGCGCATCAGTCTGACGTCTGCCTGTAACTACGCCTGCACCTACTGCGTGCCCAACGGCAAGCGGCTGGTGGCGGCGCAGGACGAGCTATCGGCTGAGGCCATGGTGCGCGGGGTGGCTTACCTGATTGAGGCGGCTGGGATCGAGCGCTTGCGCATCACCGGCGGTGAGCCGCTGGTCAGTCCAAAACTTGAAACCTTTATGCGTGACGTCGGGCAGTTGGGGTTGAGTGATATCAGCCTGACGACCAACGGTCAGTTGCTTGCGCGCAAATTGCCGCTGTTGCTCGATGCTGGCATTCGTCGGCTCAACGTGTCCCTTGATACCCTCGACCCGGCAGCGTTTCGCAGCATCGCCCGCGGCGGCGATTTGCCGACGGTGCTGGACGGCATGCGGCAAGCCAGTGCCGCCGGGATGAAAATCAAGGTCAACATGGTGCCGCTGCGCGGGCAAAACCTTGATCAGGTCATGCCGTTGCTGGCGTTCTGCTTGGAGCGCGGCTACGAACTGCGGTTTATCGAACTGATGCGCATGGGGCACCTGGCCAGCGACAACAATGCTTTCCTGCAACAGTTTGTCAGCCTGCAACAGCTGTTGTCGTTGATTGGCGAGCGCTACGAATACCTGCAAGCCGACGCGCCAATAGATACCACGGCGGTGCGTTATCACATACCGGATCACGGCTATTTTGGCGTCATTGCCAACGAAAGCGTGCCGTTTTGCCGAACATGCTCGCGTTTGCGTTTGTCCTCGACCGGCTGGCTGCATGGCTGTTTGTCGTCGAGCAATCGCCACTATGTGGGCGATCTGCTGAACAAGCCGCGTCATGAGGCCTTGCCGGCGCTTCAAGGGCTGTTGATGAAAGCCTTGAGTGACAAACAGGACGTTGCGTTCTCAGGCGGCGCCACCGTGATGAAAATCATCGGCGGTTAA
- a CDS encoding transposase, whose product MFSYPAGIDVSKDSLEVRVNLLEVGVSCPNAESDFPGLIGWLLLHQVGRVLLEATGGYERNVMKALQTAGLEVIRINPCRAKSFAKAMGQQAKTDPIDARFLAQFAAVIKAPGARITSSEQDNLRALVQQREHFVQQMDDDKRRLKTASSDVVKPALQSHIDYLCKAIKAIEVLISECAESLDSEKTARLRSVKGIGLITAASLMSYLPELGEVGRRQIAALAGIAPYNDDSGRHQGKRHISGGRFAVRRSLYMSCWSVIRYQPEFSARYKALREKGKCAKVALIACMRVLLIRLNAMIRDGSEWKEHVV is encoded by the coding sequence ATGTTTTCCTATCCTGCAGGGATTGATGTTTCCAAAGACAGCCTTGAAGTTCGGGTTAATCTGCTAGAGGTCGGGGTGAGTTGCCCCAATGCCGAAAGTGATTTCCCCGGGTTGATTGGGTGGTTGTTACTTCACCAAGTCGGCCGCGTTTTGCTTGAAGCTACCGGCGGTTATGAGCGCAATGTGATGAAGGCGCTTCAGACCGCAGGACTTGAAGTCATACGGATCAACCCGTGCCGTGCCAAAAGCTTTGCCAAGGCCATGGGGCAACAAGCCAAAACCGATCCGATAGATGCACGTTTTCTTGCGCAGTTTGCAGCCGTCATCAAAGCCCCTGGCGCCCGAATCACAAGTTCCGAGCAAGATAACTTGCGTGCGCTGGTCCAGCAGCGGGAACACTTTGTTCAGCAAATGGATGACGATAAGCGCAGGCTCAAAACGGCCTCATCCGACGTCGTCAAACCAGCGCTGCAAAGTCATATCGACTACCTGTGCAAGGCCATTAAAGCGATAGAAGTACTCATTAGTGAGTGCGCCGAAAGCCTGGACAGTGAAAAAACCGCTCGTTTGCGCTCAGTGAAAGGTATAGGGCTGATTACAGCGGCCAGTTTAATGTCCTATCTACCGGAGCTGGGCGAAGTTGGCAGGCGTCAGATTGCTGCGTTGGCGGGCATCGCCCCTTACAACGACGACAGTGGTAGACACCAAGGTAAGCGTCATATCAGCGGCGGCAGGTTCGCAGTACGCAGGTCGTTGTATATGAGTTGTTGGTCCGTGATTCGGTATCAGCCTGAGTTCAGCGCCCGATACAAGGCGCTGCGCGAGAAAGGCAAATGCGCCAAAGTCGCGCTCATCGCCTGTATGCGGGTCTTGCTGATACGTCTAAACGCGATGATCCGTGATGGATCTGAATGGAAGGAACACGTCGTCTGA